A window of Castanea sativa cultivar Marrone di Chiusa Pesio chromosome 8, ASM4071231v1 genomic DNA:
GGGCAACAGACAAATGTCTCCCTTTCTTTCGCACGCTGAGAAGATCATTTGAATGGACGGGtgagtgccaaaaggcatttgaagatttaaagGCCTATCTCTCCGCTCCACCGTTACTCAGCCCGTCCATGCcgggggaagaattgttcctaTACCTTGTTGTCTCCTCAACAGCCGTCAGTGCGGCTCTTATTAGAAAGAAAGATGAGGTACAAAGGCCCGTGTATTTTATTAGCCGAGCACTGAGAGGAGCAAAAGAGAGGTACCCTTAGATGGACAAGCTTGCCTTTGCATTAGTGACCGCAGCACGGaaactcaaaccatactttcaagcacataccataaatgtcctgacaGATAAACCCTTACGTAAAGCAATGAGTGGCCCCGAAGCTGTCGGACGGATGGCATTATGGGCGGTCAAGCTTAGTGAGTTCGATATTCGATACCAACCACGAGCGGCTGTGAAGGGACAGATATTAGCGGCCTTCATCGTGAGTTCACTATCATGAAAGAACAGGGGGCAAATGAGACTCCCGTATGGAGAATCCATACAGATGGATCTTCCAATAAACATACCGGAAGGGCCGGAGTAGTACTCCACACCCCGAAAGGAgataagatcgaatgcatgatccgtctggacttcTCTACCACCAATAACGAAGTGGAATATGAAGCCTTAATAGCAGGACTGGACCTCGCAATAGCTGCAGGAGCTAATAGTATGGTCGTATACCCCGATTCTCAAGTCATGACCAGTCAAGTTAATAGAAGCTACGAGtgcaagaatgaaaggatgaaGAGGTATCtcgaggaagtgaagggtcaAACGAGTAACCTCCAGATCAAGttggttcaaatcccaagggaagaGAACCAAGATGCCAACCGATTAGCAAAAGCAGCTTCCGCAGAACCCATGATCGTCCCCGaccaggtattgtccttcgttcAACTCTCATCTCTAATAGATGGTACTGGCGTACAGGAGGTAAGTAGTGAGCACTGTTAGATGACTCCAATAGCCGCATATCTTAAAGATGGCAAACTGCCAGACGACAAAGAGATCGCaagaaagttgaaggttaaagctaCCCGGTTCGTTTTGATTAAAGACGccctatacaaaagaggattctctaGACCTTACCTGAGATGCCTCGACCACGAAGAGGCGAACTACGTcatgagggaggtccatgaaggagtttgcGGCAACCATTCTAGATCTAGGTCtttggtgcacaagctactccatGCAGGATACTATTGGCCAATAATGTAGAAGGATGCCGACACATATGTCAGAGCCTGCGACAAGTGCCAACAATTTGGCAATTTCATAAGGCAACCAACGGAAGAGCTTACCcctatgacggccccatggccattcgtataatggggattagacatcatgggcccattcCCAACAGCGGTAAGGTAGTTGAAGTTCTTAGTAGTTAGcattgactacttcactaaatgggtggaagcgGAGGCTTTGGCCACTATCACGGAGAAGAATATCtgaagttttgtatggagaaatattatttgcAAGTATGGTATTCCGAGGGTGCTAGTTTCAGACAACGGAAAGCAATTTGACAACAACGCATTTAGAGATTTTTGTTCCCAActagggatcaagaaccactactcgtTACCCGCCCACCCGCAGGCcaatggacaagttgaagtcacaaaCCGGTCCTTGctcaagattatcaagacccggctcgagagggcaaagggcatatggccggatgAAATACCAAGTGTTTTATAGGCGTACAAGACAACGGCAAGAACACCGACAGGGGAAACACCGTTCCGATTGGCGTATGGTAGTGAGGCCGTCATACCGGCAGAAATGGGGCTAACAAGCTACTGAGTTGGGAACTACGACGAGAGCAAAAATGATGAAGCCATGCGTTTGTAGCTCGATCTTATGGACGAAGTCAGGGCGACAGCGGAGCAAAAACTAGCGCGATACCAGGACCTGATTGCAaagcattacaactctaaggttaGGCACAAAGACCTTCAGATTGGAGATCTTGTCTTAAGAAGAGTACTCGGTGCTACAAAAGATGCCTCCCAGGGGAAgttaggacctaactgggaaggaccatacaggatcatttcatggcataggaagggaatGTACTACTTAGAGACACTAGACGGGAAAAAGTTGAGTCATccatggaacacggagcacctgaagaagtactaccagtagaagaaAAACGAAGACGACAGCAGCATCACCCTCCTCATTTCTAGTTTATCTTTTCCAGCAGATAgttatagtttttatttcctacaaGTACTTTTAAAGCCTAAAAGGCgattttcttatttcttatgAACAATATTCTACCTATCCATTATAATAAGAAGAGTTTATTCAGAGCGTATATTTTCCTCAGGTTTTATCAAGTTTATatagtggacgaatcatcccaAGTAGGATGAAATCTATTAAGTCCACATACTGGACGAATCATCCCTAGATGgataaaatttatcaagtctACATACtagacggatcatcccaagaaagataaaaatttacaaagtcCACATAtgggacggatcatcccaagaaagatgaaaatttaCAAAGTCCACATATGGGACAGATCATCCCAAGTAGGataaaaatctaccaagtccatatagtggacggatcGTCCCAAGtaggatgaaaatctaccaagtccacatagtggacggatcgtCCCAAGTAGGATGAAAATATATCAAGttcacatagtggacggatcatcctataaaggatgaaatttattaagtccacaaagtgtaCGGATCGTCCCATAAAGGGTgaatttattaagtccacacagtggacggatcgtCCAAAGAAGGATGAATCTATAAAGACCACAAAGTGAACGGATCATCCTATAAgagatgaaatttatttaagtcCATAAAGTAAATGGATCATCCTATAAGGATGAAATTCatttaagtccacaaaatggacgggtCGTCCCATGAAGGACAAAATTCatttaagtccacaaaatggacgggtCGTCCCATGAAGGACAAAGTTTatttaagtccacaaaatggacggatcatcctataaCGGATGAAGTTTACTTGAGTCCAacaaatggacggatcatcctataaggatgaaatttatttaagtccacaaaatggacggatcatcctataaCGGATGAAGTTTATTTAAGTCCATAAag
This region includes:
- the LOC142606222 gene encoding uncharacterized protein LOC142606222 — protein: MKEQGANETPVWRIHTDGSSNKHTGRAGVVLHTPKGDKIECMIRLDFSTTNNEVEYEALIAGLDLAIAAGANSMVVYPDSQVMTSQVNRSYECKNERMKRYLEEVKGQTSNLQIKLVQIPREENQDANRLAKAASAEPMIVPDQVLSFVQLSSLIDGTGVQEVSSEHC